A single region of the Sorghum bicolor cultivar BTx623 chromosome 7, Sorghum_bicolor_NCBIv3, whole genome shotgun sequence genome encodes:
- the LOC8057987 gene encoding carotenoid cleavage dioxygenase 8 homolog A, chloroplastic isoform X3: MRMREFSQLCPSEPGTLLDRLRHVVGLVTGAGMSDNANTAVLPLGDGRVVCLADVTKSSVLVDPETLETVGKLRYADRLWCPVQCTHPVVTTTTTTTTRAAAAAEVLMLHPDFARRGYLVARMMAAGGTGSNDRREVVGRVRCRGGTTPAWVHSFAVTAKYIVVPEMPLRYSVACLLMSELTPFYIMDWLPHSGSYMHVICRSTGNTVASVEVPPFVAFHFINAYEENGDDDDGVRPNAIIADCCEYYADPAIIQALALHRLRSPETAKDFPDSRVARFRIPLDGSAAMGELETVLDPEEHGRGVELSTINPDYVGKEYRYLYACTARRPCNFFNALTKMDLVEKETTSWHEEGTVPSEPFFVARPGATNEDDGVVISTASTMDGDGYVLLLDAATFKEIARLRLPYGLPFGFHGCWIPDNN, translated from the exons ATGCGCATGCGCGAGTTCTCCCAGCTGTGCCCTAGCGAGCCGGGCACCCTCCTCGACCGCCTCCGGCACGTCGTCGGGCTCGTCACCGGCGCCGGCATGTCCGACAACGCCAACACCGCGGTGCTCCCACTCGGGGATGGCCGGGTGGTGTGCCTCGCCGACGTCACCAAGAGCTCGGTGCTCGTCGACCCGGAGACACTCGAGACGGTCGGCAAGCTCCGGTACGCGGACAGGCTGTGGTgcccggtgcagtgcacgcaCCCGGtggtgacgacgacgacgacgacgacgacccgcgccgccgccgccgccgaggtctTGATGCTGCACCCGGACTTTGCCCGGCGGGGCTACCTCGTGGCCAGGATGATGGCAGCTGGTGGGACTGGGAGCAACGACAGGCGGGAGGTGGTCGGGAGGGTGCGGTGCCGGGGAGGCACGACGCCGGCGTGGGTGCACTCGTTCGCCGTCACGGCGAAGTACATCGTCGTGCCGGAGATGCCGCTCCGGTACTCGGTCGCCTGCTTGCTCATGTCCGAGCTCACCCCGTTTTACATAATGGACTGGCTACCACACTCCGGGAGCTACATGCACGTCATATGCAGATCCACTGGAAACACT GTGGCGAGCGTCGAGGTGCCTCCTTTCGTGGCATTTCACTTCATCAACGCATACGAGGAGAATGGTGATGATGACGACGGTGTCCGGCCCAACGCCATCATCGCCGACTGCTGCGAGTACTACGCTGATCCTGCTATCATCCAGGCACTTGCTCTCCACAGGCTTAGATCGCCGGAGACGGCCAAGGACTTCCCTGATTCCAG GGTTGCACGGTTCAGAATACCCCTGGACGGCAGCGCCGCCATGGGCGAGCTGGAGACAGTGCTGGACCCTGAAGAGCACGGCcggggtgtggagttgagcacCATCAACCCAGACTACGTCGGCAAGGAGTACCGCTACTTGTACGCCTGCACCGCGCGCCGGCCATGCAATTTCTTCAACGCGCTCACCAAGATGGACCTGGTGGAGAAGGAGACCACGAGCTGGCATGAGGAGGGCACGGTGCCATCGGAGCCCTTCTTTGTGGCCAGGCCGGgagcaaccaatgaagatgatG GGGTTGTCATATCTACTGCAAGCACCATGGACGGTGACGGCTACGTGCTGCTGCTGGACGCGGCGACGTTCAAAGAGATTGCCCGCTTGCGGTTACCTTACGGCCTACCCTTCGGCTTCCACGGCTGCTGGATCCCAGACAACAACTGA
- the LOC8057987 gene encoding carotenoid cleavage dioxygenase 8 homolog A, chloroplastic isoform X1, which yields MAACKLPTLCTAPTPYLYASRRSAGQTIISTAAASACHRCRASRRRIQAAGDCTKHSAWTSIRHERWEGDLAIEGHIPAWLNGTYLRNGPGVWEVGDHALDHVFDGYATLVRVYFQGARGRATGAHRQIESDAYKAAARAHGRRRPLMRMREFSQLCPSEPGTLLDRLRHVVGLVTGAGMSDNANTAVLPLGDGRVVCLADVTKSSVLVDPETLETVGKLRYADRLWCPVQCTHPVVTTTTTTTTRAAAAAEVLMLHPDFARRGYLVARMMAAGGTGSNDRREVVGRVRCRGGTTPAWVHSFAVTAKYIVVPEMPLRYSVACLLMSELTPFYIMDWLPHSGSYMHVICRSTGNTVASVEVPPFVAFHFINAYEENGDDDDGVRPNAIIADCCEYYADPAIIQALALHRLRSPETAKDFPDSRVARFRIPLDGSAAMGELETVLDPEEHGRGVELSTINPDYVGKEYRYLYACTARRPCNFFNALTKMDLVEKETTSWHEEGTVPSEPFFVARPGATNEDDGVVISTASTMDGDGYVLLLDAATFKEIARLRLPYGLPFGFHGCWIPDNN from the exons ATGGCCGCCTGCAAACTCCCCACGCTTTGCACTGCCCCTACACCATACTTATATGCCTCTCGCCGCTCCGCCGGCCAAACCATCATCAGCACGGCAGCGGCATCGGCATGTCATCGTTGCCGCGCCAGTCGTCGTCGAATTCAAGCCGCTGGAGATTGCACAAAGCATTCTGCTTGGACCAGCATCCGACACGAACGGTGGGAAGGTGACTTGGCCATAGAAGGACACATCCCTGCTTGGCTG AACGGCACGTACCTAAGGAACGGGCCAGGTGTGTGGGAGGTAGGCGACCACGCGTTGGATCACGTCTTCGACGGCTACGCCACACTGGTCCGTGTCTACTTCCAGGGCGCTCGTGGCCGTGCTACCGGCGCGCACAGGCAGATCGAGTCCGACGCATACAAGGCCGCCGCCAGGGCGCACGGCCGCCGCCGTCCGCTCATGCGCATGCGCGAGTTCTCCCAGCTGTGCCCTAGCGAGCCGGGCACCCTCCTCGACCGCCTCCGGCACGTCGTCGGGCTCGTCACCGGCGCCGGCATGTCCGACAACGCCAACACCGCGGTGCTCCCACTCGGGGATGGCCGGGTGGTGTGCCTCGCCGACGTCACCAAGAGCTCGGTGCTCGTCGACCCGGAGACACTCGAGACGGTCGGCAAGCTCCGGTACGCGGACAGGCTGTGGTgcccggtgcagtgcacgcaCCCGGtggtgacgacgacgacgacgacgacgacccgcgccgccgccgccgccgaggtctTGATGCTGCACCCGGACTTTGCCCGGCGGGGCTACCTCGTGGCCAGGATGATGGCAGCTGGTGGGACTGGGAGCAACGACAGGCGGGAGGTGGTCGGGAGGGTGCGGTGCCGGGGAGGCACGACGCCGGCGTGGGTGCACTCGTTCGCCGTCACGGCGAAGTACATCGTCGTGCCGGAGATGCCGCTCCGGTACTCGGTCGCCTGCTTGCTCATGTCCGAGCTCACCCCGTTTTACATAATGGACTGGCTACCACACTCCGGGAGCTACATGCACGTCATATGCAGATCCACTGGAAACACT GTGGCGAGCGTCGAGGTGCCTCCTTTCGTGGCATTTCACTTCATCAACGCATACGAGGAGAATGGTGATGATGACGACGGTGTCCGGCCCAACGCCATCATCGCCGACTGCTGCGAGTACTACGCTGATCCTGCTATCATCCAGGCACTTGCTCTCCACAGGCTTAGATCGCCGGAGACGGCCAAGGACTTCCCTGATTCCAG GGTTGCACGGTTCAGAATACCCCTGGACGGCAGCGCCGCCATGGGCGAGCTGGAGACAGTGCTGGACCCTGAAGAGCACGGCcggggtgtggagttgagcacCATCAACCCAGACTACGTCGGCAAGGAGTACCGCTACTTGTACGCCTGCACCGCGCGCCGGCCATGCAATTTCTTCAACGCGCTCACCAAGATGGACCTGGTGGAGAAGGAGACCACGAGCTGGCATGAGGAGGGCACGGTGCCATCGGAGCCCTTCTTTGTGGCCAGGCCGGgagcaaccaatgaagatgatG GGGTTGTCATATCTACTGCAAGCACCATGGACGGTGACGGCTACGTGCTGCTGCTGGACGCGGCGACGTTCAAAGAGATTGCCCGCTTGCGGTTACCTTACGGCCTACCCTTCGGCTTCCACGGCTGCTGGATCCCAGACAACAACTGA
- the LOC8057987 gene encoding carotenoid cleavage dioxygenase 8 homolog A, chloroplastic isoform X2, with protein sequence MAACKLPTLCTAPTPYLYASRRSAGQTIISTAAASACHRCRASRRRIQAAGDCTKHSAWTSIRHERWEGDLAIEGHIPAWLNGTYLRNGPGVWEVGDHALDHVFDGYATLVRVYFQGARGRATGAHRQIESDAYKAAARAHGRRRPLMRMREFSQLCPSEPGTLLDRLRHVVGLVTGAGMSDNANTAVLPLGDGRVVCLADVTKSSVLVDPETLETVGKLRYADRLWCPVQCTHPVVTTTTTTTTRAAAAAEVLMLHPDFARRGYLVARMMAAGGTGSNDRREVVGRVRCRGGTTPAWVHSFAVTAKYIVVPEMPLRYSVACLLMSELTPFYIMDWLPHSGSYMHVICRSTGNTVASVEVPPFVAFHFINAYEENGDDDDGVRPNAIIADCCEYYADPAIIQALALHRLRSPETAKDFPDSRVARFRIPLDGSAAMGELETVLDPEEHGRGVELSTINPDYVGKEYRYLYACTARRPCNFFNALTKMDLVEKETTSWHEEGTVPSEPFFVARPGATNEDDGRGCHIYCKHHGR encoded by the exons ATGGCCGCCTGCAAACTCCCCACGCTTTGCACTGCCCCTACACCATACTTATATGCCTCTCGCCGCTCCGCCGGCCAAACCATCATCAGCACGGCAGCGGCATCGGCATGTCATCGTTGCCGCGCCAGTCGTCGTCGAATTCAAGCCGCTGGAGATTGCACAAAGCATTCTGCTTGGACCAGCATCCGACACGAACGGTGGGAAGGTGACTTGGCCATAGAAGGACACATCCCTGCTTGGCTG AACGGCACGTACCTAAGGAACGGGCCAGGTGTGTGGGAGGTAGGCGACCACGCGTTGGATCACGTCTTCGACGGCTACGCCACACTGGTCCGTGTCTACTTCCAGGGCGCTCGTGGCCGTGCTACCGGCGCGCACAGGCAGATCGAGTCCGACGCATACAAGGCCGCCGCCAGGGCGCACGGCCGCCGCCGTCCGCTCATGCGCATGCGCGAGTTCTCCCAGCTGTGCCCTAGCGAGCCGGGCACCCTCCTCGACCGCCTCCGGCACGTCGTCGGGCTCGTCACCGGCGCCGGCATGTCCGACAACGCCAACACCGCGGTGCTCCCACTCGGGGATGGCCGGGTGGTGTGCCTCGCCGACGTCACCAAGAGCTCGGTGCTCGTCGACCCGGAGACACTCGAGACGGTCGGCAAGCTCCGGTACGCGGACAGGCTGTGGTgcccggtgcagtgcacgcaCCCGGtggtgacgacgacgacgacgacgacgacccgcgccgccgccgccgccgaggtctTGATGCTGCACCCGGACTTTGCCCGGCGGGGCTACCTCGTGGCCAGGATGATGGCAGCTGGTGGGACTGGGAGCAACGACAGGCGGGAGGTGGTCGGGAGGGTGCGGTGCCGGGGAGGCACGACGCCGGCGTGGGTGCACTCGTTCGCCGTCACGGCGAAGTACATCGTCGTGCCGGAGATGCCGCTCCGGTACTCGGTCGCCTGCTTGCTCATGTCCGAGCTCACCCCGTTTTACATAATGGACTGGCTACCACACTCCGGGAGCTACATGCACGTCATATGCAGATCCACTGGAAACACT GTGGCGAGCGTCGAGGTGCCTCCTTTCGTGGCATTTCACTTCATCAACGCATACGAGGAGAATGGTGATGATGACGACGGTGTCCGGCCCAACGCCATCATCGCCGACTGCTGCGAGTACTACGCTGATCCTGCTATCATCCAGGCACTTGCTCTCCACAGGCTTAGATCGCCGGAGACGGCCAAGGACTTCCCTGATTCCAG GGTTGCACGGTTCAGAATACCCCTGGACGGCAGCGCCGCCATGGGCGAGCTGGAGACAGTGCTGGACCCTGAAGAGCACGGCcggggtgtggagttgagcacCATCAACCCAGACTACGTCGGCAAGGAGTACCGCTACTTGTACGCCTGCACCGCGCGCCGGCCATGCAATTTCTTCAACGCGCTCACCAAGATGGACCTGGTGGAGAAGGAGACCACGAGCTGGCATGAGGAGGGCACGGTGCCATCGGAGCCCTTCTTTGTGGCCAGGCCGGgagcaaccaatgaagatgatGGTCG GGGTTGTCATATCTACTGCAAGCACCATGGACGGTGA